TGCTTCAAAATTTTGACTCAATCCCACCTGCCAGACCCCGGTGAACGCTTGACGAAGAGTGCGATTTCTCTAAATTGTACAAGCGTGAGTTGGCGAGGTTTTGAACAGCCCCCCTCACCCACCGGTTCAATCCATCTTACTCAATAAGACTTATGAAGGATGTCGAAGCATGGAGACGGGTACTGTTAAATGGTTCAATAACGCCAAAGGGTTTGGGTTCATCTGCCCTGAAGGCGGCGGCGAAGATATCTTTGCGCACTACTCTACAATCCAGATGGACGGCTACAGAACGCTGAAAGCCGGACAAGTCGTGAGGTTCGATGTGCATCAGGGTCCCAAAGGCAACCATGCCAGCGTCATTGTCCCTCTTGAAGCAGAAGCCGCATCCGCAGTTGCGTAACTCTTCTGTTTCATTGTGTACATCCTGCTCCTGAAATGCCAGTCCCGTGGACTGGCATTTTTATTTATTCACGGGCAAGCGCATCCACAGGATTGAGTCTGGCGGCGTTGCGGGCGGGCAGCCAGCCAAACAACACCCCCGTCGCGCTGGAGCACAAAAATGCGGTCAGCAGCGCCACGGGCGAAAAACCAATCTCCCAGCCTGGTAAAATGAGCTGTAGCGCAAACGCGATCAGCAGTGAGAGACCAATCCCAAGCGCGCCGCCCACCAGACAGACCAGCACAGCCTCAATCAAAAACTGCTGTAGCACATCGCTTTTGCGCGCGCCGACCGCCATACGAATGCCGATTTCCCGGGTGCGCTCGGTCACTGACACCAGCATGATATTCATCACCCCGATGCCGCCCACGACCAGCGAAATCACCGCCACCAGCGTCAGAAACAGTTGAAGAGTACGTGTGGTCTTTTCGGCGGTTTTCAATACGCCGTCCATATTCCAGGTGAAAAAGTCTTTTTTACCGTGACGCAGCGTTAGCAGGCGCGTGAGCTGCTGCTCCGCCTCACTGCTGTCGTAGCCCTCTTTCACCCGCACGGTAATAGAGTTCAGCCACGACTGGCCCATAATCCGCCCGGACATCGTGCTGTAAGGCATCCATACCCGCAAAATTTTGCTGCTGCCAAACATCGACTGTTTCTCTTCCGCCACGCCAATGACGGTCGCGGGCATATTGCCGACCAGCACCACTTCGCCTACTACGTTTGCCTTATTCGGGAAAAGCTGGCGGCGCGCGTTACTGTCGATAACCACCACCTGCGCGCGGCCGCGCAGTTGTTCGTCGTTAAAGGTGTTGCCCTCGCTGAAGGTCATGCCGTAGACGTTGAAATATTGCCCGCTCACGCCGTTAGCGCTGGCGGCGACATCCACATTGCCATAGCGCAGGCGCAGGTTTTGCGACACCGTCGGCGTGGCGGAACTCACCCACAGCTGACGCTGTATCGCCTGCAGGTCGTCATACTGCAACGCCTGCTGGTATTGCGGATCGTCATCGCCAAAATCCTTACCAGGGTAAACATCAATCGTGTTCGTCCCGATGGAACGGATATCCTCCAGCACCATCTGTTTAGCGGCGTCCCCCACCACCACAATAGAAACCACCGACGCAATACCGATGATAATCCCGAGCATCGTCAGCAGCGTGCGCATCTTGTTGGCAGCCATCGCAAGCCAGGCCATCGTCAGCGCCTCACGGAAGCTGTTAATAAACTGCCCGAGCGCTGGCGCGTCCTGCGGTTGCGCAGGCAGCCGGGCTGCGTCGCGTTTCCCGACCGGCGGCGGGTTGCTGATTATCTCCCCGTCGCGAATTTCAATAATGCGCTCAGCCTGTGCGGCGACGTCAGGATCGTGGGTCACGATAATCACCGTATGCCCGCGGTCGCGTAGCTGTTTCAGGGTGGCTATTACCTCTTCGCCGGAGTGGCTGTCGAGCGCGCCGGTCGGTTCGTCGGCCAGGATCACCTGCCCGCCGTTCATCAGCGCGCGGGCGATACTCACGCGCTGCTGCTGCCCGCCGGAAAGTTGCGAGGGCTGATACCCGACACGCGCCTCAAGGCCAAGCCGCGCCAGTAATTCTCGCGCCCGCGCCTGACGCGCGGCGCGCCCGGTGCCGGCATAAATGGCGGGGACTTCGACATTCTGCGCGGCGGTCAGGTGTGAAAGCAGATGGTAGCGCTGAAAAATAAAACCGAAATGCTCGCGCCGCAGGCGGGCAAGCGCGTCGTCATTAAGCGTTGCCACATCCACGCCCGCGACCTTATAGCTACCGCTGCTGGGCTTATCGAGACAGCCGAGAATATTCATCAGCGTCGATTTACCGGAGCCGGACGCGCCAACAATCGCCACCATTTCACCGGCGTTAATGGTTAGCGTGACGCCTTTTAGCACCTCGACATCCGTTTCACCCGACGGATAGCTGCGGCGAATAGCACGCAGCTCAAGCAGCGCCGTCATTGCTCGCTCCCGCTCGCGCGGCCAATCACCACTTCATCACCCTCTTCAAGGCCCTTAACCACTTCTACCTGCGTGTCGTTACGCGCGCCGATGGTGACTTCGCGCTCGCGGGTTTCGCCGTTGCGCAGCAGCGTGACGTTATAGCGATTATCGCCGACCGGCTCGCCGAGCGCCGCCAGCGGAATAGTCAGCACATCGTCGACCCCGCCGAGCTGAATATGCACCTGCGCGGTCATATCGAGGCGCAGCACGCCCTGCGGGTTCGGCACTTCAAAACGCGCGTAGTAAAAAATGGCGTCGTTGATTTTCTCGGGTGTGGGAAGAATATCTTTAAGCCGCCCTTTGTAGCGGGTCAGCGGATCGCCAAGCACCGTAAACCAGGCTTTCAGCCCCGGTTTGAGATGAATCACGTCGGCTTCAGAGACCTGCGCTTTCACCAGCATCGTGCTGAGATCGGCAAGCGTGAGAATATTCGGTGCCTGCTGCGCGGCGATGACCGTCTGGCCCTGCAGCGTAGTTATCTGCGTCACCTCACCGGCAATCGGCGCGGTAATACGGGTGTAATCCAGGTTGGTTTTGGCCGTGCTGAGCGAGGCCTGATTACGCTTAATTTGCGCGTCGATCGTGCCAAGCTGCGCCTCTTTGACGGCAAGCTCGGTGGCCGCCGTATCGAGATCCTGGCGCGAAATGGCCTGCGTACGGGCAAGCTGCTGCTGGCGGGAGAGCGTAACGCGGGCGAGTTTCATCTCCGCCTCGGCCTGGCGGCGCTGGGCGCGCAGCTCCATCAGCGTCGCTTCCACTTCTTTGATCTGGTTTTCAGCCTGCTCAGGATCGATAACACCAAGCAGCTGATCTTTTTTCACTTTATCGCCGATATTGACCGACAGCGTTTTCAGCTGGCCACTCACCTGCGCGCCGACATCGACTTTACGCAGCGCGTCGAGCTTACCGGTCGCAAGTACGCTCTGCTGCAGGTCCCCTTTACGCACCAGCATGGTCTGATAACGGGGCAGCGGCGCGTTCAGTGTCTTCCACAGCCATACCGCGCCGATGATGATAACCAGAGCCAGCACCACGTAGCGCTTCTTAATCCTTCCCTTAAGCTTCATATCTTTCCTGACATTTCGGACGAATAAACAGAGTGTGCTCTCCCATTCTAAACGCAATCTCAACCAAACCCTATGCAGCTCGTAAATAAACCACGGCGTTGATATTGCGTTGAGTGATGATTTGTTTCCATAACCTCAGACTTCATTACGAGACCAGGTTATGTCCGCACTTGCCGAAATTTCCATACAGCCGCCAGCCCATAGCGCCTGGCAACTCTTTCGCCTGCTTGCGACAGGCCAGAAAACGCCGGGGCTCGCATGGGAGAACCCCGCCTATCGGCGGAAATTCATGCTGCGCTCGCTGGCAACGCCCTTCGCCACCCGACGCTGGCTTTCAGTGCTCGCCCGTCAGCCGATGCTTGACGCCTTGCTGCATGCCCAGCCGGGCCTGCCGTGCCGTCTGCACAGGCCCTGGCTGTCGGTCAATGTGTCGCGAAAAGCGGCGCTGGCCGCGCTGGAATATCATTACCAGCATATCGAGCGTCTTTTGCCCGACACGCTGATGCAAGGGCACCTGACGCGACAGGGCAGCACGCTTGCCACGCTTAGCGGAAAAAACGACGCGCAGTATCGTCTCGACCTTGCCGCCATCGCCGACCTCGACAAAGAAGGCGAAACGACGGTGATTTTCCGTGACGCTAACGGCGTCGTACTTGCCGAAATGACCTTTACGCTTTGCGAAGTCGACGGCCAATCTGCACTGTTTATTGGCGGCTTACAGGGTGCCAAAGCCTGGGTTGAACACGATCAGATCCAGCTGGCGACCAAAGCCTGCCACGGCCTGTTTCCTAAACGCCTGCTGCTTGAGGCGGTCTGCCTGCTGGCGCAGCACTTTGGTGTAAGCCAGATACTCGCGGTCAGTAACGAGACACATATCTACCGTAGCTGGCGCTATGCGAAGAAGAAAAAGGATAAACTGCACGCCGATTATGACAGCTTCTGGGAATCGCTCGGCGGTGAAAAGGACGCCCGGGGGCTTTACCACATGCCGTTGCAGATAACCCGTAAATCGCTTGAGGAGATAGCCAGCAAAAAACGCGCGGAATATCGTCGTCGTTATGAGTTGCTGGAGAGTATGACGGCGCAAATCGCCGCGCGGTTTAACGAGCGGTAATCGGCGGGCGGGTGCGCGCGTTTACCTGCCTTACAATGTTATTCGTCACCTCACGCGGCGAGTGCGCTTCGCTTACCCGTCCTACAAATCATCGCCAACCGCTGGCGGGTACGCTTCGCTTACCCGCCCTACCAGATGTACTCATTGCCAAAAAGCTAATCCGCGCGACCGCGGGCGAGCCACAGCACGCGCGAGAACATTTTGCGCAGCAGCGGTGGCACCGCATCCATCCCGCGACGGGCGGCTTCCATCGCCACTTCAATCGCCAGATCGGGTTTCGACGAGCGGTGAATGGCTTTAACAATCACCCGCCGCATATTCATATGCACCGTTTCCGGCACCTGCGCGACGCGGTAAAACACGGCGTCAAAGCCTTCGCGATACATAAAATGTTCCATATCCGGCGCGGGAAGCTCGGTCAGATGCTGACGCACCTGTTCACCGTCGTTATTCACGATACTTTTTACCGTCGCAGAATATTTGCGCCCGGCATCGTCGCCATCCACCAGTACATGCCACTCAATGCCCATACGTCGGGCAAATTTGATAAGTGGTTTTAAGCCCGACTGGGCGAACTCAATAACTTTGATGCCTTCGGCCTCGAAGTGGTAACCGCACTGGCGCGCCAGCTCGTTCATCATCCAGACTTCCGTTTCCCCTTCCACCAGCAGCCAGCAGCGCGCGAACAACGCTGATGGCCGGTTAAAGCGGATATGAAACGCGATGCGGCGGCTATCTTCGGCATTCATGCCGCCAGGCCCCAGCCGCCACGCCGCCACCTTGCCCGACGCACGCACCAGCCGGCAGACATGCTCAACCGGGGTCATCGACAGCAGCTCGCCGGAGTTGGTGGTGGTGAGCTTTTGCAGCGGCAGCAGGTTCAGCAACTGCCAGGCTACGGAGAGCATAATGGGGTGTAGCCGTGTTTCAGGATCTTCCACCAGCAGCAGCGGCCGGGCGTATTTATCGAGCCGAACGTTGCCTTTGGCCTGCAACAACGTGGCGAACAGCCCCAGCAGGATAACCCGGTAAGCCCGCCCGCCGGGCTTATCAATCATGCGGTTGATGATATCGAGATAACGCCAGCTGCGCTGTTCGTCGTGCGAATGACGACGCATCAGGCGGTAGCGCGGGCCTGCGGTGCCCTGCTCGGAAAAGTAGTGCTCCAGCAGTTGCACCATCGCCGACAGCCCCTGACGAATCTGTTCATCCGTGAGGTTTTGCGGGCGGGAGACCAGCTCGCGTGTGAGAAATTCCAGCTCGCGCGCCGTCACTTCCACCTGGGGCGTATGGGCAATGGTGTTGTCGTGCAGACGACGCATAAAACGGGCGTCACGCAACCGCAGTACCGGATTCAGACGGATAAGCTGCCGCGCCAGCGCATCGATATCGTCCAGCGCGAGCGGTTCACCCTCGGCGTTAAGAAAGCTACGTAGCGTGAGCACGCTGTTATCGTCGTTAAGCTCGCCTTCCAGCCGGTAGAAAATCCGCTCAAAGCCATCGCCGCCCGGCGTCATTAATGGGCGTAAACCGCGAAAACGGCGGCGCTGAAAATCCCCCGGCTCGGTTTCGCGAAAAATAAGAATGACATGCAGATGTCGTTCGCGTCCGTGAATATCTCCCGGTGGAAACCAGAAGTCGTTGCGCGTAAAGGAGTAGAGCGTTTCACCCGGATTCAGCAGCAGCGTCAGCGCATCCAGCAGGCTTGATTTCCCCCACGCGTTTTCGCCAATCAGCACATTATTATGTTCAAGCGTTAACGATAAGCGGTTAATTCCACGAAACCCGGCGATTTCCACGCGTTCAAGAAACATCTCTCCTCCGGCTGCATCTGCATGGCTGCGTGTCGGCAGTATAGCTATTCAATCAGTGCCTTAACAGAGAAAGACGGGGCGTAAACGCCGCATTGCGAGGCGTCTCGAAATAATAAAAGCGTGATAATCAAGCCGGTAATAAATAGCTTTCATCATGCGCTAACGCAATGAAATACGGCTAATAACCGCCGCTTTACTCGCCTGGATGAATTCTGTAGGGTGTGGCGGCACGCTTATTCCCGCACTTACGTTATCTCAGGGACCGCTCACCTCATGTTGTCAGGACTGTTAATTATCTTAGTGCCGCTGATTCTCGGCTACCTTATTCCCCTGCGTAAAGCAGGCGCGCTGCGGCTTATCAATCAGCTGTTAAGCTGGCTGGTGTACATTATTCTTTTCTTTATGGGCATCAGCCTGGCCTTTCTCGATAATCTGTCGGCGAATCTGCTGGCGATCCTGCATTATTCTGCCGTCAGCATTACCGTCATCATGCTGTGTAATATCGCAGCCCTCCTGTGGCTTGAACGGGCCATTCCGTGGCGTCATCAGCACCGCCAGGAAAAGCTGCCGTCGCGCCTCGCGATGGCGCTGGAATCTCTGAAACTGTGCGGCGTGGTTGTGCTTGGTTTCCTGCTGGGGCTGACCGGCCTTGCGTTTCTTAAACACGCCACTGAAGCCAGCGAATACACCTTAATTTTTCTGCTGTTCCTGATTGGTATTCAGCTTCGCAACAACGGCATGACGCTAAAACAGATTGTGCTGAACCGCCGCGGCATGATGGTCGCCATTGTGGTGCTGGGTAGCTCGCTTATTGCAGGTGCCGTGAATGCGCTGCTGCTCGATTTACCGCTTCGCACGGGATTTGCAATGGCGTCCGGTTTTGGCTGGTATTCGCTCTCCGGCATTCTGATGACGGAATCCTTCGGCCCGGTGATTGGCAGCGCCGCGTTTTTTAACGATCTGGGCCGTGAGCTCATCGCGATTATGCTGATCCCGGCGCTGGTGCGCCGCAGCCGCTCTGCCGCGCTTGGCATCTGCGGGGCGACGTCGATGGATTTCACGCTGCCGGTGCTGCAACGCAGCGGTGGCCTGGAGCTGGTGCCTGCCGCCATCGTCCACGGGTTTATTCTGAGCCTGTTAGTGCCGTTGCTGATGGCGTTTTTCGCTGCCTGATACTCCTTTGGCGGTAGTTCTCTGCCGCCAAAATTGCGTTAAATCAATCTCTCTTCAGGTTCCTGAAAAATCCCTTTTCACCCTGCGCGCCGAAGCCTAACCTTAAACATGTATATTAAATATAACTTTAAGGTGTCATCATGTTTTGCGTGCAATGTGAACAAACGATTCGTACTCCGGCAGGTAACGGCTGCGCGTATGCGCAAGGGATGTGCGGGAAAACCGCTGAAACCTCCGACCTTCAGGATCTGCTGATTGCGGCTTTGCAGGGGCTTTCCGCCTGGGCGGTAAAAGCACGCGAGCTTGGCATCATCGATCATCAGGTAGATAGCTTCGCGCCCCGCGCGTTTTTCTCAACCCTTACTAACGTTAACTTCGACTCGCCGCGCATCGTGGGTTACGCCCGTGAGGCTATCGCCCTGCGCGAGGCGCTGAAAATCCAATGCCAGGCCGTTGATAAAAGCGCGCAGGTGGATAACCCGATGGCCTCGCTGACGCTTTCAAGCGACGATCTGGGCGATTTACAGCGTCAGGCCGCCGCGTTCGCGCCGAATATCGATAAGGCCTTGATTGGCGAGAATATTCTCGGTCTGCGCCTGCTTTGTCTCTACGGCCTGAAAGGCGCGGCGGCCTATATGGAGCACGCGCATGTGCTCGGGCAGTACGACAACGCCATTTATGGTCAATATCACAAGATGATGGCGTGGCTCGGCACCTGGCCTGCGGACATGAACGCGCTGCTGGAGTGCGCGATGG
This sequence is a window from Cronobacter sakazakii. Protein-coding genes within it:
- the cspD gene encoding cold shock-like protein CspD gives rise to the protein METGTVKWFNNAKGFGFICPEGGGEDIFAHYSTIQMDGYRTLKAGQVVRFDVHQGPKGNHASVIVPLEAEAASAVA
- the macB gene encoding macrolide ABC transporter ATP-binding protein/permease MacB, with amino-acid sequence MTALLELRAIRRSYPSGETDVEVLKGVTLTINAGEMVAIVGASGSGKSTLMNILGCLDKPSSGSYKVAGVDVATLNDDALARLRREHFGFIFQRYHLLSHLTAAQNVEVPAIYAGTGRAARQARARELLARLGLEARVGYQPSQLSGGQQQRVSIARALMNGGQVILADEPTGALDSHSGEEVIATLKQLRDRGHTVIIVTHDPDVAAQAERIIEIRDGEIISNPPPVGKRDAARLPAQPQDAPALGQFINSFREALTMAWLAMAANKMRTLLTMLGIIIGIASVVSIVVVGDAAKQMVLEDIRSIGTNTIDVYPGKDFGDDDPQYQQALQYDDLQAIQRQLWVSSATPTVSQNLRLRYGNVDVAASANGVSGQYFNVYGMTFSEGNTFNDEQLRGRAQVVVIDSNARRQLFPNKANVVGEVVLVGNMPATVIGVAEEKQSMFGSSKILRVWMPYSTMSGRIMGQSWLNSITVRVKEGYDSSEAEQQLTRLLTLRHGKKDFFTWNMDGVLKTAEKTTRTLQLFLTLVAVISLVVGGIGVMNIMLVSVTERTREIGIRMAVGARKSDVLQQFLIEAVLVCLVGGALGIGLSLLIAFALQLILPGWEIGFSPVALLTAFLCSSATGVLFGWLPARNAARLNPVDALARE
- the macA gene encoding macrolide transporter subunit MacA — encoded protein: MKLKGRIKKRYVVLALVIIIGAVWLWKTLNAPLPRYQTMLVRKGDLQQSVLATGKLDALRKVDVGAQVSGQLKTLSVNIGDKVKKDQLLGVIDPEQAENQIKEVEATLMELRAQRRQAEAEMKLARVTLSRQQQLARTQAISRQDLDTAATELAVKEAQLGTIDAQIKRNQASLSTAKTNLDYTRITAPIAGEVTQITTLQGQTVIAAQQAPNILTLADLSTMLVKAQVSEADVIHLKPGLKAWFTVLGDPLTRYKGRLKDILPTPEKINDAIFYYARFEVPNPQGVLRLDMTAQVHIQLGGVDDVLTIPLAALGEPVGDNRYNVTLLRNGETREREVTIGARNDTQVEVVKGLEEGDEVVIGRASGSEQ
- a CDS encoding VirK/YbjX family protein; the encoded protein is MSALAEISIQPPAHSAWQLFRLLATGQKTPGLAWENPAYRRKFMLRSLATPFATRRWLSVLARQPMLDALLHAQPGLPCRLHRPWLSVNVSRKAALAALEYHYQHIERLLPDTLMQGHLTRQGSTLATLSGKNDAQYRLDLAAIADLDKEGETTVIFRDANGVVLAEMTFTLCEVDGQSALFIGGLQGAKAWVEHDQIQLATKACHGLFPKRLLLEAVCLLAQHFGVSQILAVSNETHIYRSWRYAKKKKDKLHADYDSFWESLGGEKDARGLYHMPLQITRKSLEEIASKKRAEYRRRYELLESMTAQIAARFNER
- a CDS encoding ATP-dependent endonuclease; the protein is MFLERVEIAGFRGINRLSLTLEHNNVLIGENAWGKSSLLDALTLLLNPGETLYSFTRNDFWFPPGDIHGRERHLHVILIFRETEPGDFQRRRFRGLRPLMTPGGDGFERIFYRLEGELNDDNSVLTLRSFLNAEGEPLALDDIDALARQLIRLNPVLRLRDARFMRRLHDNTIAHTPQVEVTARELEFLTRELVSRPQNLTDEQIRQGLSAMVQLLEHYFSEQGTAGPRYRLMRRHSHDEQRSWRYLDIINRMIDKPGGRAYRVILLGLFATLLQAKGNVRLDKYARPLLLVEDPETRLHPIMLSVAWQLLNLLPLQKLTTTNSGELLSMTPVEHVCRLVRASGKVAAWRLGPGGMNAEDSRRIAFHIRFNRPSALFARCWLLVEGETEVWMMNELARQCGYHFEAEGIKVIEFAQSGLKPLIKFARRMGIEWHVLVDGDDAGRKYSATVKSIVNNDGEQVRQHLTELPAPDMEHFMYREGFDAVFYRVAQVPETVHMNMRRVIVKAIHRSSKPDLAIEVAMEAARRGMDAVPPLLRKMFSRVLWLARGRAD
- a CDS encoding lysine exporter LysO family protein is translated as MLSGLLIILVPLILGYLIPLRKAGALRLINQLLSWLVYIILFFMGISLAFLDNLSANLLAILHYSAVSITVIMLCNIAALLWLERAIPWRHQHRQEKLPSRLAMALESLKLCGVVVLGFLLGLTGLAFLKHATEASEYTLIFLLFLIGIQLRNNGMTLKQIVLNRRGMMVAIVVLGSSLIAGAVNALLLDLPLRTGFAMASGFGWYSLSGILMTESFGPVIGSAAFFNDLGRELIAIMLIPALVRRSRSAALGICGATSMDFTLPVLQRSGGLELVPAAIVHGFILSLLVPLLMAFFAA